ACATCGGCCAGCGACCGCGTGCGCTGGAATATGTTCGTGTCACTGGGACTCGCGCCCGCCGTGAATTTCACCGGTGATATCTACGTGACCCCTCTTCACGTCCGCAACTTACCCGCGATGAATGCGGGCATCTTAGCCGAAGTGAATCGCCGCGGATTGATGTTGTTGATGGGTCCATTGTCCACCGTTGACGAGGTTCGGCAAGCGCAAGCGTTCCATCCGAACATTTTTTTCGTTACAAGCAGCGAAGCGTTCACTGCCTTGCCCGGTTTTTAGTTCGGTTTTACGAAACCCATATTGGCACTGGGCCACGAGCCAAATTCTCGGGTTTTCATTGCCATCACCAGTGGCAAGTCTTAGGCTTTTGGCTATGAATTTCGCATACGCCGCACCCGTGCAGTCGCAAGCCGCTACTCAAACTCAAGCCGCCGTCGAATGGGGAATCTGGAGCGCCGTTTGGAACGCCAGCCCCATCGTACAGCTGACGCTTCTCGGACTGATCTTCCTGTCAGTTCTGTGCTGGGCCGTCGCCATTTCGAAGTTCCAGCAGATCCGCCGCATGACGGAAGGTAACGAAGCCTTCTTGAAACGTTTCTGGAAAGCGAACTCGCTCGACGAGTTGAATGCGGACGCCGAGGACATGGCGAAGATCAGCACGGTCGCGCGCGTTTTCAAAGCAGGCTTCGGCGAACTGCAAAAACTGGCGAATAACAAAAGCGGCGGCGTCTCGAGCCATCTTTCCGGTTCAGACAATTTGGAACGCGCGCTTCGCAAAGCCAGCGGCCAAGAGATCTCGGCCATGGAGTCGCGCCTGACGATCCTCGCCACCACGGGTTCGACCGGCCCCTTCGTCGGACTGTTCGGGACCGTCTGGGGAATCATGAACTCGTTCCACAAGATCGGCGCCAGCGGATCGGCCAGTCTGGCGGTCGTCGCCCCCGGAATCTCCGAGGCCCTCTTCGCCACCGCCATCGGTCTGATCGCGGCCATTCCCGCCGTCGTGCTTTACAACCACTTCGTCGCGCAGATCCGCCGCGAGGAAGAAGAGCTCGCGAATTTCTCGACCGATTTTCTGAACATCGCCAAACGCAACTTCTTCAAGGACTGATCGCTCATGGGAATGTCCGGCGGAAATCAAGGATCGAAAAAAAGCCGCATGACGATCAGCGAGATCAACGTCACCCCGCTCGTGGACGTGATGTTGGTTCTACTGATCATGTTCATGGTGACCGCGCCGATGATGCAGCAAGGGATCGACGTAGACTTACCGAAGACCGCGGCGTCGGGCGTGGCGGCCTCGCAGGAACCCATGGTTCTGGTGATCTCGGCCGACCGCAAACTCAGCATCGCGAAACGCAATATCCCTTCGGACCAATTGCGGGCGCGTTTGACCGGAATTTTCGAGACCCGCAAAGACAAAGCGCTCTACATCCAGGCCGATCGCCGGGTGGACTACGGCTTCGTCGCCGAAACCATGGCGGAAGTGCGCGCGGCGGGAATCACCAATGTGGGATTGATCACCTTACCTAGGAATCAGTAGGTCGATGACGGAAGCCACGCCGAACGATTCATTCCAAAGATACGTTCTGCTGTCACTGGGACTGCACGTCTCGATCGTTTTGCTTTTCACGGTCCGCATGGTCGTTTTTCCCAGCGAACCCGTCGTTTTCCAATCGGCCTTGCGCGTGGATTTAGTCGCGCTTCCGGATAAGATCCAAACTCCCGCGCCCGCAGCCCCGGTCCCGGCGCCCGCCGCCAGCGAGCCCGCCGCGGCGAAACCCGAGCCGAAGAAATCCACGCCACCGCCGAAGGTGGAAGAGAACACCGTGAACCTGAATCCGCCCAAGCCGGACGCGAAGGCGGCCCCCAAGGTGGACAATAAAAAAATCGAAAAGCAGCAAGACGCCGCCATCAACCGCCTGAAGCAACAGTCCGCCCTTGATCGTCTGGAGCGGGACTTCCGCGAGGCCGAGGCGAACAAAGTGCGCGAGGCCGCGCGGACCTTCAAGGGCAACGCCATTTCCAAAGGCAGCGAACTCACCGGTATCGCGCAGCTCGAGCACGATGAATACGTCGCGGCGGTCGAACGTCACGTGCGCTCGAAGTGGGAGCTTCCGCAATGGCTGGCGAATAAAGATCTGAAAGCCCAAGTCCGCGTGAAGTTTGACGAACGTGGAAATGTCATCGGTAAACAATTGGTGCGATCGAGCGGTAACCCCGCTTTCGACGAAGTCGTGATGGACACCGTCACGAAAGCTTCGCCGGCCCCCGCACCGCCCGAAAAATTCGTTCGCCTTTTGGCGAACGAGGGGATCCTGTTCGGATTCCCGGAATAACACGGAGG
Above is a genomic segment from Pseudobdellovibrionaceae bacterium containing:
- the tolQ gene encoding protein TolQ; translated protein: MNFAYAAPVQSQAATQTQAAVEWGIWSAVWNASPIVQLTLLGLIFLSVLCWAVAISKFQQIRRMTEGNEAFLKRFWKANSLDELNADAEDMAKISTVARVFKAGFGELQKLANNKSGGVSSHLSGSDNLERALRKASGQEISAMESRLTILATTGSTGPFVGLFGTVWGIMNSFHKIGASGSASLAVVAPGISEALFATAIGLIAAIPAVVLYNHFVAQIRREEEELANFSTDFLNIAKRNFFKD
- a CDS encoding ExbD/TolR family protein, translating into MGMSGGNQGSKKSRMTISEINVTPLVDVMLVLLIMFMVTAPMMQQGIDVDLPKTAASGVAASQEPMVLVISADRKLSIAKRNIPSDQLRARLTGIFETRKDKALYIQADRRVDYGFVAETMAEVRAAGITNVGLITLPRNQ
- a CDS encoding TonB family protein — translated: MTEATPNDSFQRYVLLSLGLHVSIVLLFTVRMVVFPSEPVVFQSALRVDLVALPDKIQTPAPAAPVPAPAASEPAAAKPEPKKSTPPPKVEENTVNLNPPKPDAKAAPKVDNKKIEKQQDAAINRLKQQSALDRLERDFREAEANKVREAARTFKGNAISKGSELTGIAQLEHDEYVAAVERHVRSKWELPQWLANKDLKAQVRVKFDERGNVIGKQLVRSSGNPAFDEVVMDTVTKASPAPAPPEKFVRLLANEGILFGFPE